Within the Candidatus Glassbacteria bacterium genome, the region TCCTGCTCGCCACGCCGGGAGCTGATGTAAATCGCTCCCTTGATCGCTTCCGAATTGGGCCTGCGCCCCTCGAGCAGCGGCTTGTAGATTCTCAGCGCCTCATCGAAATCGCCGCCGCGGAGGTGGCTCGACGCCAGCCCGAGTTTGCTGAGAATCATATCCGGGTACAGATCGTGTACCCTGCTCCAGGCGCTGAGCGGATCGCTCCAGTAGCCCGCCTGTCGCCAGCTGAGGGCACCCAGCAGAACCAGCGCCGCCAGCACGGTACTTTTCAGCAGTTTCTTCCGGCCCTGTCGCTGGATTGAGTAAAGTTTCATCGCCCCGAACGCCGCCAGCACGGCGAACGCCATCGAAGAAAGGTAATAGTAGCGGTCGGCCCGTTCAATCTGAATGCGTATCAGGTTGGCATTCGGCGCCAGGGCAACCACGAACCACGTCAGCAGGAACGCCGCCGGACCCTCGCCGCGCTTTAGCGAGCGGACAGTCCACCCCAGCAGCAGCAGCCCGGCAGTCGAGTAAACGTAGATCAGCGGGTTGGATGCGCTCATCTCGAAACCGGGATAGCGCAGGCAGAGGTTCACCGGCAGCAGCAGCTTGATCGAGCTGAACCCGCAGGCCGCCAGGAATTTTACGGCTTTGGCGGCTGAGCCTTCCATGCCGGCCCACAATGCGCCGACCCGGGCCGTGGTGGACACGAAGTAGAAAACTGCGGTCAGCGCGGGAGCCAGGAACAGCAGATAGACAGGCCAGTGCCGACGGAGTACCGCACCCGCATCGCCCGCACGCCTGACTGTCAGGTCATAGGCGATCATCACCAGCGGGAGGCTCACAGCGGATGGTTTCGAGCCCAGGGCCAGTATGCAGAACACCATGCTCAGCAGGATATCGGCCGGGGACAGCTTGTCATGCCTGATGTAGAAATAGAGCGCGCCGAGATAAAAGAAGCCGACAAACACGTCTTTCTGCCCCGTGACCCAGGCCGCGGCTTCGGAGTGCGATGGATGAAGAGCAAAGATCGCCGAGGCCAGCAGAGCCGCCGCTGCCGCTTCACTTTCGCTGCCGACTGATTTTTGGCGGCGCAGAATGGAAAAGGCAACAAGATACAGAAACAACGCCGTGCCCAGGTAAAAAATCAGCGATACCACATGGTAGGGTACCCAGTTCGATTTCGCTCCGTAGGGGGCCAGCAAAGCACTCGCCACGGCACGCACGGGCTGGTAGGTGGCCGAGAATTGCGGCTTCAGCATCAGCCCAAAGCTTTCGAGGCCGGGAGTTTCCTGGTAAAGACGGATCCCCGCCAGCGGCTCGTCCCAGTTGACCAGCCCGTAATTCAGTGTCCGGGCATAAACCGCCAGCGCAGCCAGCATGATCAGCGCCAGCCAGATATTCCGGTGTGTTTTCCGTGATGGATCGAGCATGCTTGCTACCTGTCGTCCGGAGGCTCGAGGTTATCCAGCGCCCCCCGGATACTTTCCCGCACTTCCAGGGGTTTACCCGCTGCGGTTGCCAACTCCAGCGCCTGCCGCATATGCTCTCTCGCCCGGCCGCTGTCACCCTGCCCGGCGTAGAGCATCCCCAGGTTGAAATGACCGGCCCACAGCCATTCAGTACCCATCCCGATTGCCCGCAGAAAGCTGGCTTCCGCCGTGGAGTCCTCTCCGGTGGAAGCCATCACGATCCCGTGCTTGATCCAGACCTCGGCCCGGTCGGGACGGAGCTCCGCCGCTTTTTCGATCAACTGCCTGGCCAGCCCGGTACGACCCTGGTTCAGCACCAGGGTCGACAGGTTGGCGTAAGCGTCGCCGTAACCGGGATCGATTTCCAGCGCGCGCCGGTAATGTTCGAATGCCTGGTCACTGTTACCCCGCGCGTTCCAGGCGCCCGCCAGGTTGAAATGCCCCAGGCTGTGACCGGGATAGACATCCACGACCCGGCTCCAGAGACTTACCCCGCTGCTCCAGTCTCCCTGCCGCTTAACTGCTGTCGCGGCCAGACCCGCGACAGTCAACGCCAGCAGCAGCACCGCCGCGCCCGGCACTCCTGGGTGCGGCAGCGTGCTTTTCGCGCAGCTTGCTTCAGTCAGCCGCTGGATTCCCCAGCCGGCCGCCAGAAAAACGGCCATCCCCGGCAGGTACAGGTAACGGTCGGCAAGCAGCGTGCTGGTTTCGACCAGACCGCTGGTGGGCAGGATTGTTACCGCGAAAAACAGCAGCGCAAACAAGCCGGCCCTGCGTGTCGGGGCCAATTTGATCGCTCCCCAGACAGCGGCGGCGCAGATAATGGTCCATGCCAGCATCCGCCCGATTTGCGGCTCTGAAAGAATATCCAGCGGGTAGCGGGCGCAGAGATTGACCGGCAGGGCCAGTTTCAGCAGAGATTTCCCCCACACCACGGGCACAACAGCCAGCCGGGACAGCAACGGCGCATCGCCGCCCGAGCCCGCTCCCAGGCGGACCGTGGAGATGAACAGGAGATGGAAAGCCAGAGCCGCCGCGGGCAGGAAAAACGGGGCAAGCCTGAACACCGCCGCCATCCCGCCCGAATGATGCTCCCGCTTGGCCGCCGGGCGGAAAGTCAGTTCGTAGGCCACCAGCACGAAGGGCAGAGACACCGCCGCGGGCTGGGTCAGCAGCGAGGCCACAAACGCGGCCAGGCAAAACCAGTAGTACCGTTCGCCCTCGCCCGAGCGAAACCGGATATAGCC harbors:
- a CDS encoding tetratricopeptide repeat protein codes for the protein MLDPSRKTHRNIWLALIMLAALAVYARTLNYGLVNWDEPLAGIRLYQETPGLESFGLMLKPQFSATYQPVRAVASALLAPYGAKSNWVPYHVVSLIFYLGTALFLYLVAFSILRRQKSVGSESEAAAAALLASAIFALHPSHSEAAAWVTGQKDVFVGFFYLGALYFYIRHDKLSPADILLSMVFCILALGSKPSAVSLPLVMIAYDLTVRRAGDAGAVLRRHWPVYLLFLAPALTAVFYFVSTTARVGALWAGMEGSAAKAVKFLAACGFSSIKLLLPVNLCLRYPGFEMSASNPLIYVYSTAGLLLLGWTVRSLKRGEGPAAFLLTWFVVALAPNANLIRIQIERADRYYYLSSMAFAVLAAFGAMKLYSIQRQGRKKLLKSTVLAALVLLGALSWRQAGYWSDPLSAWSRVHDLYPDMILSKLGLASSHLRGGDFDEALRIYKPLLEGRRPNSEAIKGAIYISSRRGEQDKALQLARLGHVLDPVEEDFMATLARSYLLEGDSAAAGGIIAEWMERYPSVMGARMSLAALERMKGSLGEAAVIYQSLIEDFPRQPEPCTALAEIRMEQRRYGEAEMLYDKALATGRKTLSTKLQLAALYEKRGEGRKALELYSGYEMQELSMQGLEFMGAHYFLLGEHKRAFEHFQRMALKDSTLPRAYSNSAVVLEQMALDEQADSLYRLAIELDSTYVDAFFNRGNLLYRLGRPEDAAAHYSRADSLSSGADPAVIKGLMQAQAAAGDTAAARITRQRLEKISSGRTGGPGGAN
- a CDS encoding tetratricopeptide repeat protein is translated as MHPTTSKRGAYLWPLLIVVLACLVFLPSLQGGLVGWDDWIITDSPRTREFSAGSIFRAFVPEDGIGSSYQPLRAISFSLVYALSGSSPAGYLLFNLLLYLVNVFLFYSFAAHLSGKADGRVHPAAVAAAFLFAVHPVHVEVVSWHQGSKMALMGMFYLLSLLGYIRFRSGEGERYYWFCLAAFVASLLTQPAAVSLPFVLVAYELTFRPAAKREHHSGGMAAVFRLAPFFLPAAALAFHLLFISTVRLGAGSGGDAPLLSRLAVVPVVWGKSLLKLALPVNLCARYPLDILSEPQIGRMLAWTIICAAAVWGAIKLAPTRRAGLFALLFFAVTILPTSGLVETSTLLADRYLYLPGMAVFLAAGWGIQRLTEASCAKSTLPHPGVPGAAVLLLALTVAGLAATAVKRQGDWSSGVSLWSRVVDVYPGHSLGHFNLAGAWNARGNSDQAFEHYRRALEIDPGYGDAYANLSTLVLNQGRTGLARQLIEKAAELRPDRAEVWIKHGIVMASTGEDSTAEASFLRAIGMGTEWLWAGHFNLGMLYAGQGDSGRAREHMRQALELATAAGKPLEVRESIRGALDNLEPPDDR